In Aegilops tauschii subsp. strangulata cultivar AL8/78 chromosome 3, Aet v6.0, whole genome shotgun sequence, one genomic interval encodes:
- the LOC109782756 gene encoding uncharacterized protein isoform X1: MPTTLSAHPKPYPQPPPCSVTGDLAAAAPLPSPYLHTAHEGGRAAPNRSEQQLPDPDREGPQIVTFLRPLNPLCRPTPQLPGRRAGREEPPPRSTRTGRARGSMAKLYMQAVPPLDLNKNTEWFMYLGVWTTHIFILFVSWLLILSIFGCTPSMAWTLVNLGHFAITYHFFHWKKGTPFADDQGMYNRLTWWEQMDNDKQLTRNRKFLRAPHPSPSYPPQQGAGPREQTAPLVPSRMHAASRVLWRSKANRALSQLFRCGAPGLGNFKFEAACSPTQQRFVLFDYNKL, encoded by the exons ATGCCCACAACTCTCTCTGCCCACCCCAAACCCTACCCACAGCCGCCGCCGTGCTCCGTCACCggcgacctcgccgccgccgcccctctcccctCGCCCTATCTCCATACCGCACACGAGGGAGGGAGGGCGGCCCCAAATCGAAGCGAGCAGCAGCTTCCGGATCCAGATCGAGAGGGGCCCCAAATCGTCACCTTCCTCCGCCCCTTGAATCCTCTGTGTCGCCCTACCCCGCAGCTCCCGGGacgccgagccggacgggaggaGCCACCGCCCCGCAGCACGCGCACTGGTAGGGCGAGGGGATCGATGGCGAAGCTGTACATGCAGGCTGTGCCCCCGCTGGATCTGAACAAGAACACCGAGTGGTTCATGTACCTGGGGGTCTGGACCACCCACATCTTCATCCTCTTCGTCTCCTGGCTCCTCATCCTCTCCATCTTCGGCTGCACCCCCAGCATGGCCTGGACGCTCGTCAACCTCGGCCACTTCGCG ATTACATACCACTTCTTCCACTGGAAGAAGGGAACTCCATTTGCTGATGATCAGGGGATGTATAATAGGTTGACTTGGTGGGAGCAAATGGACAACGACAAGCAGCTTACTCGCAACAGAAAATTTCTT CGGGCTCCGCATCCAAGTCCTAGCTATCCTCCGCAGCAAGGAGCTGGGCCAAGGGAGCAAACAGCGCCACTGGTTCCTTCAAGGATGCATGCTGCTAGTCGAGTCTTGTGGAGAAGCAAGGCAAATCGGGCATTGTCTCAATTGTTCCGTTGTG GAGCTCCAGGCCTAGGAAATTTCAAGTTCGAAGCGGCCTGTAGCCCTACGCAGCAAAGATTTGTTCTGTTTGACTATAATAAACTGTAA
- the LOC109782756 gene encoding uncharacterized protein isoform X2, producing the protein MPTTLSAHPKPYPQPPPCSVTGDLAAAAPLPSPYLHTAHEGGRAAPNRSEQQLPDPDREGPQIVTFLRPLNPLCRPTPQLPGRRAGREEPPPRSTRTGRARGSMAKLYMQAVPPLDLNKNTEWFMYLGVWTTHIFILFVSWLLILSIFGCTPSMAWTLVNLGHFAITYHFFHWKKGTPFADDQGMYNRLTWWEQMDNDKQLTRNRKFLVVVPVVL; encoded by the exons ATGCCCACAACTCTCTCTGCCCACCCCAAACCCTACCCACAGCCGCCGCCGTGCTCCGTCACCggcgacctcgccgccgccgcccctctcccctCGCCCTATCTCCATACCGCACACGAGGGAGGGAGGGCGGCCCCAAATCGAAGCGAGCAGCAGCTTCCGGATCCAGATCGAGAGGGGCCCCAAATCGTCACCTTCCTCCGCCCCTTGAATCCTCTGTGTCGCCCTACCCCGCAGCTCCCGGGacgccgagccggacgggaggaGCCACCGCCCCGCAGCACGCGCACTGGTAGGGCGAGGGGATCGATGGCGAAGCTGTACATGCAGGCTGTGCCCCCGCTGGATCTGAACAAGAACACCGAGTGGTTCATGTACCTGGGGGTCTGGACCACCCACATCTTCATCCTCTTCGTCTCCTGGCTCCTCATCCTCTCCATCTTCGGCTGCACCCCCAGCATGGCCTGGACGCTCGTCAACCTCGGCCACTTCGCG ATTACATACCACTTCTTCCACTGGAAGAAGGGAACTCCATTTGCTGATGATCAGGGGATGTATAATAGGTTGACTTGGTGGGAGCAAATGGACAACGACAAGCAGCTTACTCGCAACAGAAAATTTCTTGTTGTGGTTCCTGTAGTCCTCTAA